One genomic region from Salvia hispanica cultivar TCC Black 2014 chromosome 2, UniMelb_Shisp_WGS_1.0, whole genome shotgun sequence encodes:
- the LOC125205832 gene encoding probable galacturonosyltransferase-like 3, which yields MTMPRILIATLLVLLAHSAASHPQFNEAPAFRNGKSCSPSPTEVVHIAMTLDYSTPYLRGSIAAVLSVLQHSSCPENTVFHFLSVPLHHPLLRSTVAATFPFLRFHLYPFHPSAVLPLISSSVRHALDQPLNYARIYLPSLLPRSLARVIYLDSDLILVDDIAHLWNTNLHSHVLGAPQYCHANFTHYFTPTFWSTPSLGATFRRRTPCYFNTGVMVIDLLKWRRHAFTQKLEHWMRIQKRYRIYDLGSLPPFLLVFAGDVAPVDHRWNQHGLGGDNLRGLCRDLHPGPVSLLHWSGKGKPWLRLDAKRACTLDYLWAPYDLFKHQMLISDS from the coding sequence ATGACGATGCCGCGAATCCTGATCGCCACTCTCCTTGTCCTCCTCGCACACTCCGCCGCTTCGCACCCCCAATTCAACGAGGCCCCCGCATTCCGCAACGGCAAGTCGTGCTCCCCCAGTCCCACGGAGGTGGTCCACATCGCCATGACCCTGGACTACTCGACCCCTTACCTGCGCGGCTCCATCGCCGCCGTCCTGTCCGTCCTCCAGCACTCCTCCTGCCCGGAGAACACCGTGTTCCACTTCCTGTCCGTCCCCCTCCACCACCCCCTGCTCCGCTCCACCGTGGCCGCCACCTTCCCCTTCCTCCGCTTCCACCTCTACCCCTTCCACCCCTCCGCCGTCCTCCCCCTCATCTCCTCCTCCGTCCGCCACGCCCTGGACCAGCCCCTCAACTACGCCCGCATCTACCTCCCCTCCCTCCTCCCCCGCTCCCTCGCCCGCGTCATCTACCTCGACTCCGACCTCATCCTCGTCGACGACATCGCCCATCTCTGGAACACCAACCTCCACTCGCACGTCCTCGGCGCCCCCCAGTACTGCCACGCCAACTTCACCCACTACTTCACCCCCACATTCTGGTCCACCCCCTCCCTCGGCGCCACCTTCCGCCGCCGCACGCCCTGCTACTTCAACACCGGCGTCATGGTCATCGACCTCCTCAAGTGGCGCCGCCACGCCTTCACTCAGAAGCTCGAGCACTGGATGAGGATCCAGAAGCGCTACCGAATCTACGACCTCGGCTCCCTCCCGCCCTTCCTCCTCGTCTTCGCCGGAGACGTCGCCCCCGTCGACCACCGCTGGAACCAGCACGGCCTCGGCGGCGACAATCTGCGGGGGCTATGCCGGGACCTCCACCCCGGCCCGGTCAGCCTGCTGCACTGGAGCGGCAAGGGGAAGCCGTGGCTCAGGCTCGACGCCAAGAGGGCTTGTACCTTGGATTATCTGTGGGCCCCATATGATCTCTTTAAACACCAGATGCTGATCTCCGATAGCTGA